From the genome of Nicotiana sylvestris chromosome 2, ASM39365v2, whole genome shotgun sequence, one region includes:
- the LOC104235046 gene encoding uncharacterized protein, producing MKHFSVMHKFQFRVKRSSRRRYGDICGEKTNKSSVILKICVIYWLVCVGENCKWHFKATSINDSTMFKIRSFNRQHTCCLMDETFIQRKRTADVVGSMVILKYCDPKTVYTPKDIQTDMLSEHGVNLSYMQAWRPKEKALQFLRGNPADSYSKLPKYFYILEETYPGSVVKLKKTTDECFLYAFVALCTSISGWQHCRPIVVVDGTFLKSAYRRIMLTASTMDAAGTILPLAYAVVDSENDASWKWFFEQFKQAYGERPSMSKFKKGHLQLHELYFATARSYTLDEFNERMSKIEEVDPRVKSYLYDIGYHRWSRVHATVNRTWTMTSNIAESLNAVTKDARELAIFDLLEYMRTLLERWTNEKLLKANGTVTFLGAKFNKELDDNRTLSQKLRVRASTDHIYTVLDGVKRYIVCLENKKCSCGQFQLEELPCAHALAALRHRNETYENYCSPYYTRESLLRTYEMPVNPLPDESKWNVPQHILDEVVKPSTGDKRHPGRPQKERYKTYDEIKSKKYKVSCGNCGGEGHNKRSCKNAPRRNEYHVVRIVIQNNC from the exons ATGAAGCACTTTTCTGTGATGCACAAGTTCCAGTTCAGAGTTAAAAGATCTAGTCGTAGAAGGTATGGAGATATTTGTGGAGAAAAGACCAATAAAAGCAGTGTTATACTCAAGATATGTGTAAT CTACTGGCTTGTATGCGTTGGTGAAAACTGTAAATGGCACTTCAAGGCAACGTCAATTAATGATTCCACAATGTTCAAGATAAGGAGTTTCAACCGACAACACACATGCTGCCTAATGGACGAAACATTCATACAGCGCAAACGTACTGCAGATGTAGTTGGTAGCATGGTAATTCTAAAGTATTGTGATCCTAAGACTGTTTACACACCAAAAGACATACAGACTGACATGTTATCCGAACACGGAGTGAAcctaagctacatgcaagcatggagaccaaaggaaaaggctttacagtttttgagagggaatCCGGCTGACTCCTACAGCAAATTacccaaatatttttatattcttgaggAGACTTATCCTGGTTCGGTTGTTAAATTGAAAAAGACAACAGATGAATGCTTCTTATacgcatttgttgctctttgtacaTCAATAAGTGGTTGGCAACATTGTAGGCCAATAGTAGTGGTTGATGGGACATTCTTAAAGTCAGCCTACAGGAGGATTATGCTGACAGCAAGCACCATGGATGCAGCAG GAACAATATTGCCCTTGGCATATGCTGTGGTTGATTCTGAAAACGACGCATCTTGGAagtggttctttgagcaattcaagcaGGCATATGGTGAAAGACCTTCAAT gtcaaaattcaagaagggTCATCTACAATTGCATGAATTGTACTTTGCTACAGCACGGTCATACACTctggatgaatttaatgaaaggatgtcGAAGATTGAAGAGGTAGACCCACGTGTGAAATCTTACCTATATGATATTGGTTATCATAGATGGTCAAGAGTACATGCAACAGTGAATAGAACGTGGACAATGACATCAAATATTGCAGAGTCGTTGAACGCAGTAACAAAAGATGCAAGAGAGCTGGCGATATTTGACCTTTTAGAGTATATGCGGACACTGCTAGAACGTTGGACCAATGAAAAGTTATTGAAGGCGAATGGTACTGTCACATTTCTTGGGGCCAAATTCAACAAAGAATTAGATGACAACAGAACATTATCTCAGAAGCTTAGG gtgagggcttcaacagaTCATATATATACTGTGTTAGATGGTGTGAAGCGGTACATTGTGTGTCTAGAAAATAAGAAATGTAGCTGTGGCCAATTCCAACTTGAAGAACTTCCATGTGCGCATGCTTTGGCAGCATTAAGGCACAGGAATGAAACATATGAAAACTATTGCTCTCCGTATTACACAAGGGAGAGCCTTCTGCGTACGTATGAAATGCCAGTAAATCCTCTTCCTGATGAAAGCAAATGGAATGTGCCACAACATATTTTGGATGAGGTAGTAAAACCATCGACAGGAGATAAAAGACACCCAGGGAGACCTCAAAAGGAAAGATATAAAACCTATGATGAAATAAAGTCAAAGAAGTACAAGGTGTCATGTGGAAATTGTGGAggtgaagggcataacaaaagatcttgcaagAATGCGCCCAGAAGAAATGAATATCATGTAGTTAGAATAGTTATTCAAAATAACTGTTAG